In a genomic window of Quercus lobata isolate SW786 chromosome 4, ValleyOak3.0 Primary Assembly, whole genome shotgun sequence:
- the LOC115984191 gene encoding uncharacterized protein LOC115984191: MALPCGSGRRWSGVVKMTWCLFFLIPMSLAGDRNTDTIKQEIQEQLKRLNKPAVISFQSPDGDIIDCVPINKQPALDHPLLKNHTIQMRPSSYPKGFSFDESNGASSNSKPEITQLWHSVGRCPEGTIPIRRIKEEDLLRASSIANFGRKKFPSIPK, translated from the exons ATGGCACTGCCTTGTGGAAGTGGGAGGAGGTGGTCGGGGGTAGTAAAGATGACTTGGTGCTTGTTCTTTCTCATACCAATGTCATTAGCtggagatagaaacactgacaCCATCAAACAGGAGATTCAGGAGCAATTGAAGCGCCTTAACAAGCCTGCAGTTATATCCTTTCAA AGCCCGGATGGAGATATAATCGACTGCGTACCTATCAACAAACAGCCAGCTTTGGATCATCCTTTGTTAAAGAATCACACAATTCAG ATGAGACCAAGTTCTTACCCAAAAGGGTTTTCGTTCGATGAGAGCAACGGCGCCTCTTCAAACTCCAAGCCTGAAATTACTCAGCTATGGCACTCGGTTGGAAGGTGCCCAGAAGGAACCATTCCCATAAGAAGAATTAAAGAAGAAGATTTATTAAGGGCAAGCTCTATAGCAaattttggaaggaaaaaattcCCTTCCATCCCTAAGTAa